Within Diprion similis isolate iyDipSimi1 chromosome 11, iyDipSimi1.1, whole genome shotgun sequence, the genomic segment ATGATCCTTTGTAAGCAGGAATTAATAATCAGCTTGAACGAAAAAATCAAGGTAGCCTTcggatgtatatatatgtgtgtttaGAAACACAAAgttgaaagacaaaaaaaagttgtattcTTGGAATATTTCCAGGACTTTACGGATCATTGGATATCGATGTAGTCGTGAAAATCTTCAAACATTGAATCCTACCATTGAGAATGAACGGAGTAGtacgagataaaaatttttgccaatcaAACACATTAGCGACAGTTTATTGACAGTGATTCTAAAATGCAGCGACTGCACAAGCTGATTCATGAATAGCACGTAGTATTCAATAGTAAACAAATGATGGAGCAGTATTGCAAATAGTCAAAGCACCAGCGTCTGGACTTTGCAAAAGAAGCTATCGCAATGCCTCGAATCTTTGAGACTCAGAATCCATATTCGTTAAAAGGTGTTTGAACAAAGCAAATTTGTAACCAGAATCGGTAAAGCTGATTTTCATTGAAACAATATCCCGTTAACATGGAACAAACATTCAAAATCTATTAAAAAATCACCGTTGCATTCAAATTTAGCAATTTTAAGTTGAGCTGCGTTACCGtgacaaaatcatttcatctAAAACTTACCAATTTTCCCTCTCTGCTGCTGCGGCTGAAGCacccttttctctctctccgcaACCGACGGTTTTTCGACTTGCTTTTCTGTAGGAACTGGAGCTGGGACGGTCACAGCCTGAGGTAAGGATGGCTGAGGTCGATTGCCGCCTGTGGCTTTGCTCTTCATCCATGGATTGACGATGGGTATTGGAGCCTCGACGTACTTAACGGGTTCGGCGTCAGTTTCCGGCTCTGTACCAGCCTCGTCTCTATCCTTGGATAGATCTTTGGCGAGAGAGTGTTCGGCGGTGCTCTTTTCGCTCCGCTCGCCTCTCTCCTTATGCCCTCGCTCTTCGACAGCATCGCCGTGCTGAGTTCTGGGATGATACCTTTCTCTGTGATGATACCGATCCCTGTGGTCGTGGTGCTCTCGATGCTCcctgtgtttttcttttctgcgtGCGCTCTTCGGAGCGACGGTTTGAAACTCGCTGTCGCTCTCCGCCTCTCCGTTGTTCAGAGGCTTGGCTTCCTCCGCCTCCGAAGCAACCTCGACCACGTTCTGGCTCGACCTGGAGGTCGTGTTCTGGAAGTTCCTCTCCGGCCTACCGTAGTGCGAACTGTATCTCCTCGTCGATTTCTGGTATGATTTACCCCGCTGGACGACCGCCGATGAGGTTTCGGCGGACATCCGGTCCTTCCCGGAAGCCTGGGGCGCATCGTTTATGTTCTccttgttgttgtcgttgtttttCGGGTTGAGCACACTGGCGTAAGAGATGCCTTGGCCCTCGTTCGTCTCTCTGGCCCCGCCGCTGCCGCCTTGCGTGCTCGGAGCCACCTTtgccgccatattggattcaCTCGGCGATAGAAAAACACGAGGCGGAGGATACTTTCCGCTCCAGAATTCATTCAACCATTAAATAGGGGACATCTGATCACTTACGGGGTGAATTGTGATCGGCGATGAATTTCAGCGGGTCGGATTCAGCGACGAATGTATTCGACCAATTACCAGATATGCGCCGCACTTCAGTCCATGCTTAACGCAGGCGAGAGCCGAGAGAACGAGCGCGTGGCTGGCCGCATGCGGGACTCGCGTTTGCTCCCGGCTAGCACGCGGCGCTGACTTGGCAAATATCGATAAACTGGTCAATTTTCAAGGGTGAAACTCAGGGGCTGATATCACGGTGATCGAACGTTCGTCGCGGCGAAAGCTGTAAATTAAGAAGAGCTCGTGATGGCTGTGATATTTGAATATCCCCCAACGGTGTTGTATATCCTTTTCCGACTTAGCTGCAGGCCCTGGCTAGCAGACAGCACCTTTATAACGCGGAGATAATTTTATAtcaggcgaaaaaaaaaaatacccgcaCTTCGTCGAATTATATTCCTGTCCGTCAATTTTTACTTCCGATAATTTATCCCTCTAAAGATTTCGTCGTATCCTTGCGGATTACGAGAACACGGAACATTTTAAAGTCTTCTTTTACTACGAATGCTGAACCACAAACACATGTGGCCGACGCTGAATCTTGGCCTTTGAGCGAgctgaaataattattcctgATATTAGAAGGCTGTGCATATTGGTTTAACCGGCGGCCGCTAATACCGCCACTTTCTGGCGCTGCTATCGCCACGTTCTTCCTGCCAACTTTTCAAGGCAACGATCAAAATTACCGATGAATTCCGCTAGAGGCGCTGCGTGTCTTGGCAGAATCCTTCGCGCGAATTTTGACTGTGTAAGAAcataaattgcaaaattacttcgttttttttatcgttatgcAACGTATTTATTCAGGCAGTTGTGTAAGTCGTATGATACATCTATCACATGTGTACACATGTTATAGATgtatcacatatatatatatatgcataccaTACGActgcatatattatattatgtacacatatgaataaatatatacatattattatataatatatgtattgtgTAGACCGGTAAATTGTATAAcgattttatagaaaaatatgtatatctgtGTTTACAATTCTATAaactgtatataaatattgtacattatctgaatacatatattacagaAGTAGTTATCCATGAAAAAATGACCTCATActttgtgtatattatatacaagaGGACAGCTAAAGCAAGTGCAAATGTTTTCTGTTTAAAATCACTAGTCAGACTCTCAAACTTTCAAAACGATTATAATACGTTATTATCAACGCGTTCAGACGATCCTTATTTACAGGATAAATTGTTAGACAATTGATTCGGACATATTATACCACTGCTTGGTGAATTTTATAAGCTGACAAACATTCGAAATTGAACAACAACGAGAATTTATCGCTATGATGTCAACGATTAATAAATTGTAATCGTGAGGCATGTCGAAGCTTCCAAACCTCTATATtcaaacaattaattaaatcTAATTAATGGGTCGTATGAGAATGAAGCGCAGAACCACTGAGTAAGCTGCGTCCCTCATTTACTCATATGCCGCTTGTCAACTCTTGTTTACTGGATATTTTTTCGTATATCTTGTGAAGGCCTCGACGATTGTTGACCTACAAATAACGATGAGAACCTAATTAATAACCATTGGACAgtagatttatttataattattcaaatattaattgatCTTTTAAACGAAATAAATCTACTTTTACCTTCTTTATTCTTCGATAGTAATTGTGTATGTTTTCATTTCATCATATGCACAGTTACGCCGTAAAGTAGCGAACTTTTTACTatttagtgaaaaaaagtcAGAAAAACTAAgtgtgaattgaaaaacaaagttcACAAAATCTTCCTGTAGGATCACTACAATCTCCtatgtgaaataaatgtagGAGAGAAAACAGATCGAAAAATGTGTATGATAGAATATAAATACTGTTCCATTTCAGACTAAGTACCTGAATAGTTTTTGGTGAAGAAGATATGCTGAAACGTGACCAGCATCAATGAACCGTATTTCGGCTCCAGGCCAGATTTGTTCAAGACCCATACAGCCTTCCCGGGGCACATAAGCATCATCTCGAGCGCATACTGCGATTATAAGTTCCGTATCAACCGGAACCTCGAAATTCTTGAGATGAGTACATTCGTCCATCACGCCACGCATGAACTGCAAGGCTTCTCGTTCCCTCCACTTGCTGTCTGAAAGTAGCGGATGTTTTGTGACGGGTAACGCGCACACTCCTGCTCCAAAAAGGTCCCCATTAACGACACATAACACTGATTCAACACTACCTTGATAGAAGCGTTTGCTGATTCTTGCTTAGCTGATTCAGCCCGAGGAAGTTGTACAGGAAATTCTCAATTCAATACAAGCTAAAACGGAGTTGTTATTCATAAATGTTCTCATCCTCGGATTGGCTCAGAGCAATTGAAAATCAACGTTTACCAGGCAGGACGGGAAATGACAGGTACTGTTACATAAATTTAGGAGGTCGCAGGGGTTTAATTAGCTTGAAattgttagtttttctttgCACAAGACATGCTGAGATAACGTAAAGTATAAGACAAAAGCAACGagaattcattgaaaaataatcatgatCAATTGTCTGTTCTTGTCAAGTTTTTGTCTTCCAAGTAAAAAAGGAGTCAAGATTTATCATGATGCGTAGGCTTACCTAGGGGTTCAGTAATTGTTTCAGCAGATGTACAGAGGATGGCGGAATGGGATGCCTGACTACAAAAGCATAGAAATTACCCAACTCACCTTTCAAAATATCACTGTCAGAGAGTTTCAATTTGCTAGTAATAAGGTTAAAGGGGAACACTAATGCATCCGCTTTCTCCATATCGATTCTTGCCTGGTCGACAACAGTATCTTTAGTCTTATCTTTACTATTGTCTGTGTTATCTTTAAaatgatcattattattgtcgaTACTGAGGTCAGTactgtttttgttgttttgaaCGTCGGTGAGACTGTGTGCTCCTCGTGACAGCTTATCACCTGACatcttttgttctgttttCGAATCGGCAGTTACGACTCGATCGGAGTCGGTTGCCTCCTTCTTCAGTTTGTCCATCCTGTTCATACTCTCTGGATAATGTTTCGCGAAGTGTTGTCCCGCCAAGAATGCGTCCTAAAATCAGTATTTCTTAAACCGTTATACATTCCACTTTATTTTGCATTCAATAACAACTACTTCAGcttgaaaagttttgttttgaattttgcatgaaaaattattcagataAAGAATTGAAGCTTACGTCCTGCGTGACGACTTTGACCATTTTTGCTAAATCATTCTGGTAGAC encodes:
- the LOC124412497 gene encoding protein ABHD18 isoform X1, yielding MPASRLDAVYRSLLLTKFFTKGWGKPENLKRIFEFRKIVANREACCNLIPTNYPVTITKDEEWSDCHILEGSFQSPFDQNLPGLMPEETRTAHFQVVLPRKWESQQVKPICLHLAGTGDHFYWRRRNLIARPLLKEAGIGAILLENPFYGLRKPKDQIRSSLHNVSDIFVMGGCLIMESIVLLNWCEQQGFGPLGLTGLSMGGHMASLAATNWPKPIPLVPCLSWSTASPVFTEGVMSASINWHLLESQYFADEVYQNDLAKMVKVVTQDDAFLAGQHFAKHYPESMNRMDKLKKEATDSDRVVTADSKTEQKMSGDKLSRGAHSLTDVQNNKNSTDLSIDNNNDHFKDNTDNSKDKTKDTVVDQARIDMEKADALVFPFNLITSKLKLSDSDILKGVCALPVTKHPLLSDSKWREREALQFMRGVMDECTHLKNFEVPVDTELIIAVCARDDAYVPREGCMGLEQIWPGAEIRFIDAGHVSAYLLHQKLFRSTIVEAFTRYTKKYPVNKS